Proteins from a single region of Chrysemys picta bellii isolate R12L10 chromosome 9, ASM1138683v2, whole genome shotgun sequence:
- the ZNF639 gene encoding zinc finger protein 639 isoform X3, which produces MGLHFTDPKKKEKSANNGIYKDMCESPIFGDSPAEEEKPIDIQTIEISTTEVNAVEVHDIETQTVSPEKLEVEDIEEMPVESCKLFEKNQALNITAQQKWPLLRANSSGLYKCELCEFNSKYFSDLKQHMILKHKTCTDTNVCRVCKESFSSKVLLIEHVKIHEEDPYICKYCDYKTVIFENLSQHIADTHFNDHLYWCEQCDVQFSSSSELYLHFQEHSCDEQYLCQFCEHETNDPEDLHSHVVNEHACRLIELSDSYSNKERGQYSLINKISFDKCKNFFVCQVCGFRSRLHTNVNRHVAIEHTKIFPHVCDDCGKGFSGMLEYCKHLNSHLSEGIYLCQYCEYSTGQIEDLKTHLDFRHSADLPHKCTNCLMRFGNEKDLISHLQIHETA; this is translated from the exons ATGGGGTTGCACTTTACAGACCCAAAAAAGAAAG AGAAAAGTGCTAATAATGGAATTTATAAAGACATGTGCGAGTCTCCTATATTCGGAGACAGTCCAGCTGAAGAGGAGAAACCCATAGATATTCAAACCATAGAAATTTCGACTACAGAAGTTAATGCTGTAGAAGTTCATGATATAGAGACGCAAACTGTTTCACCTGAAAAGCTAGAAGTCGAAGACATTGAAGAAATGCCTGTTGAAAGCTGTAAACTTTTTGAGAAGAACCAGGCTTTGAATATCACTGCTCAGCAGAAGTGGCCTTTGCTGAGAGCCAACAGTAGTGGCCTATACAAGTGTGAGCTGTGCGAGTTTAATAGCAAGTACTTCTCTGATTTAAAGCAGCATATGATCCTGAAGCATAAGACATGTACAGATACCAATGTCTGCAGAGTATGTAAAGAGAGTTTCTCCAGCAAAGTTCTGCTGATTGAACATGTAAAAATACATGAGGAAGATCCCTACATCTGTAAATACTGTGACTACAAAACAGTGATATTTGAGAACCTCAGTCAGCACATAGCAGATACTCATTTCAATGACCATCTTTATTGGTGTGAGCAGTGTGACGTACAGTTCTCCTCGAGCAGTGAGCTGTACCTACACTTCCAGGAACACAGCTGTGATGAACAGTATCTGTGTCAGTTTTGTGAGCATGAAACCAATGATCCAGAAGACTTGCATAGCCATGTGGTGAATGAGCATGCATGTAGATTAATAGAGTTAAGTGATAGCTATAGCAACAAGGAGCGTGGACAGTACAGCCTCATAAACAAAATTAGCTTTGACAAATGCAAAAACTTCTTTGTATGTCAAGTGTGTGGCTTTAGGAGTAGGCTGCATACGAATGTCAACAGACATGTAGCTATTGAACACACCAAAATATTCCCCCATGTTTGTGATGACTGTGGGAAAGGCTTTTCAGGTATGTTGGAATATTGCAAGCATTTAAATTCTCATTTATCTGAAGGGATTTATTTGTGTCAATATTGTGAATATTCAACAGGACAGATTGAAGACCTTAAAACTCATTTGGACTTCAGGCATTCAGCAGACTTGCCTCATAAGTGTACCAATTGCTTAATGAGGTTTGGAAATGAAAAAGATCTTATAAGTCACCTTCAGATACATGAGACAGCTTGA
- the ZNF639 gene encoding zinc finger protein 639 isoform X1: MNEHPKKRKRKTLHPSRYSDSSGVSKYIDNNGIFSDHCYSVCSMKQPDIKISENRGRFHAPAQTLDTDDDGSPVHAGTSHWSGAQSNVMGLHFTDPKKKEKSANNGIYKDMCESPIFGDSPAEEEKPIDIQTIEISTTEVNAVEVHDIETQTVSPEKLEVEDIEEMPVESCKLFEKNQALNITAQQKWPLLRANSSGLYKCELCEFNSKYFSDLKQHMILKHKTCTDTNVCRVCKESFSSKVLLIEHVKIHEEDPYICKYCDYKTVIFENLSQHIADTHFNDHLYWCEQCDVQFSSSSELYLHFQEHSCDEQYLCQFCEHETNDPEDLHSHVVNEHACRLIELSDSYSNKERGQYSLINKISFDKCKNFFVCQVCGFRSRLHTNVNRHVAIEHTKIFPHVCDDCGKGFSGMLEYCKHLNSHLSEGIYLCQYCEYSTGQIEDLKTHLDFRHSADLPHKCTNCLMRFGNEKDLISHLQIHETA; encoded by the exons ATGAATGAACATCCtaaaaagaggaaaaggaagacTTTACATCCTTCACGTTACTCAG ATTCTTCAGGTGTCAGCAAATATATAGACAACAATGGAATATTTTCTGACCACTGCTATAGTGTCTGTTCTATGAAACAGCCAGACATAAAAATTTCTGAAAACAGAG GTAGATTCCATGCTCCTGCACAGACCCTAGATACTGATGATGATGGCAGCCCAGTGCATGCCGGGACATCTCATTGGAGTGGGGCACAGTCGAATGTCATGGGGTTGCACTTTACAGACCCAAAAAAGAAAG AGAAAAGTGCTAATAATGGAATTTATAAAGACATGTGCGAGTCTCCTATATTCGGAGACAGTCCAGCTGAAGAGGAGAAACCCATAGATATTCAAACCATAGAAATTTCGACTACAGAAGTTAATGCTGTAGAAGTTCATGATATAGAGACGCAAACTGTTTCACCTGAAAAGCTAGAAGTCGAAGACATTGAAGAAATGCCTGTTGAAAGCTGTAAACTTTTTGAGAAGAACCAGGCTTTGAATATCACTGCTCAGCAGAAGTGGCCTTTGCTGAGAGCCAACAGTAGTGGCCTATACAAGTGTGAGCTGTGCGAGTTTAATAGCAAGTACTTCTCTGATTTAAAGCAGCATATGATCCTGAAGCATAAGACATGTACAGATACCAATGTCTGCAGAGTATGTAAAGAGAGTTTCTCCAGCAAAGTTCTGCTGATTGAACATGTAAAAATACATGAGGAAGATCCCTACATCTGTAAATACTGTGACTACAAAACAGTGATATTTGAGAACCTCAGTCAGCACATAGCAGATACTCATTTCAATGACCATCTTTATTGGTGTGAGCAGTGTGACGTACAGTTCTCCTCGAGCAGTGAGCTGTACCTACACTTCCAGGAACACAGCTGTGATGAACAGTATCTGTGTCAGTTTTGTGAGCATGAAACCAATGATCCAGAAGACTTGCATAGCCATGTGGTGAATGAGCATGCATGTAGATTAATAGAGTTAAGTGATAGCTATAGCAACAAGGAGCGTGGACAGTACAGCCTCATAAACAAAATTAGCTTTGACAAATGCAAAAACTTCTTTGTATGTCAAGTGTGTGGCTTTAGGAGTAGGCTGCATACGAATGTCAACAGACATGTAGCTATTGAACACACCAAAATATTCCCCCATGTTTGTGATGACTGTGGGAAAGGCTTTTCAGGTATGTTGGAATATTGCAAGCATTTAAATTCTCATTTATCTGAAGGGATTTATTTGTGTCAATATTGTGAATATTCAACAGGACAGATTGAAGACCTTAAAACTCATTTGGACTTCAGGCATTCAGCAGACTTGCCTCATAAGTGTACCAATTGCTTAATGAGGTTTGGAAATGAAAAAGATCTTATAAGTCACCTTCAGATACATGAGACAGCTTGA
- the ZNF639 gene encoding zinc finger protein 639 isoform X2: MNEHPKKRKRKTLHPSRYSDSSGVSKYIDNNGIFSDHCYSVCSMKQPDIKISENREKSANNGIYKDMCESPIFGDSPAEEEKPIDIQTIEISTTEVNAVEVHDIETQTVSPEKLEVEDIEEMPVESCKLFEKNQALNITAQQKWPLLRANSSGLYKCELCEFNSKYFSDLKQHMILKHKTCTDTNVCRVCKESFSSKVLLIEHVKIHEEDPYICKYCDYKTVIFENLSQHIADTHFNDHLYWCEQCDVQFSSSSELYLHFQEHSCDEQYLCQFCEHETNDPEDLHSHVVNEHACRLIELSDSYSNKERGQYSLINKISFDKCKNFFVCQVCGFRSRLHTNVNRHVAIEHTKIFPHVCDDCGKGFSGMLEYCKHLNSHLSEGIYLCQYCEYSTGQIEDLKTHLDFRHSADLPHKCTNCLMRFGNEKDLISHLQIHETA, translated from the exons ATGAATGAACATCCtaaaaagaggaaaaggaagacTTTACATCCTTCACGTTACTCAG ATTCTTCAGGTGTCAGCAAATATATAGACAACAATGGAATATTTTCTGACCACTGCTATAGTGTCTGTTCTATGAAACAGCCAGACATAAAAATTTCTGAAAACAGAG AGAAAAGTGCTAATAATGGAATTTATAAAGACATGTGCGAGTCTCCTATATTCGGAGACAGTCCAGCTGAAGAGGAGAAACCCATAGATATTCAAACCATAGAAATTTCGACTACAGAAGTTAATGCTGTAGAAGTTCATGATATAGAGACGCAAACTGTTTCACCTGAAAAGCTAGAAGTCGAAGACATTGAAGAAATGCCTGTTGAAAGCTGTAAACTTTTTGAGAAGAACCAGGCTTTGAATATCACTGCTCAGCAGAAGTGGCCTTTGCTGAGAGCCAACAGTAGTGGCCTATACAAGTGTGAGCTGTGCGAGTTTAATAGCAAGTACTTCTCTGATTTAAAGCAGCATATGATCCTGAAGCATAAGACATGTACAGATACCAATGTCTGCAGAGTATGTAAAGAGAGTTTCTCCAGCAAAGTTCTGCTGATTGAACATGTAAAAATACATGAGGAAGATCCCTACATCTGTAAATACTGTGACTACAAAACAGTGATATTTGAGAACCTCAGTCAGCACATAGCAGATACTCATTTCAATGACCATCTTTATTGGTGTGAGCAGTGTGACGTACAGTTCTCCTCGAGCAGTGAGCTGTACCTACACTTCCAGGAACACAGCTGTGATGAACAGTATCTGTGTCAGTTTTGTGAGCATGAAACCAATGATCCAGAAGACTTGCATAGCCATGTGGTGAATGAGCATGCATGTAGATTAATAGAGTTAAGTGATAGCTATAGCAACAAGGAGCGTGGACAGTACAGCCTCATAAACAAAATTAGCTTTGACAAATGCAAAAACTTCTTTGTATGTCAAGTGTGTGGCTTTAGGAGTAGGCTGCATACGAATGTCAACAGACATGTAGCTATTGAACACACCAAAATATTCCCCCATGTTTGTGATGACTGTGGGAAAGGCTTTTCAGGTATGTTGGAATATTGCAAGCATTTAAATTCTCATTTATCTGAAGGGATTTATTTGTGTCAATATTGTGAATATTCAACAGGACAGATTGAAGACCTTAAAACTCATTTGGACTTCAGGCATTCAGCAGACTTGCCTCATAAGTGTACCAATTGCTTAATGAGGTTTGGAAATGAAAAAGATCTTATAAGTCACCTTCAGATACATGAGACAGCTTGA